The window tgtgggacttaaattccactcacttttcttcacatttcttaaaatacgtGTCAAGTCAAACTTGGACAacttttcatggacggagggagtataactgAATTAGGTAAACCCCCCATAAATTTGGCCTAATTTTCCACCTGAAAATGTGACATATAACATCATGCATCAACCGATAACATGAAATCATATAATGATTCAACCaattttataactaaatttatttccaAGCAAAactttatttgatattgagtGTTATTGCTTCCATTTGTGGAAATGAAAATCTTAATCTCCCAACCATGCATGTTGAGTTGAgcaaagagataaaaagaaggCTTTCGTTTTCTTACAAAAAGCCATCAACCATTAATCCTCATAAACATGCATGCACTCCTGCTGTCTCCTTTTAGGGTTTGGGtaatttatttgctttttccatttttcgaACAACCAAACgacctttttttctttcttcgaTAAAGAAAATGTACGTTGGCTTTTGAGAGATCTCAAATGCATTTACATGGAGGAATACATTTTATACTCTTCATTAAAAGCGagtatattctatttttatatataaatcaatGGCGGACACAGTAAGAGAGGCTTAACCTGCAGGGTGGAcgcaagaaaaaaaatatttacttacCAAACATATAAATTAGGTTAATGTAGAAAATAATTGTTGTAacattatcttcttctttgtcTTCTTCTCTCATATCCATCTGTTGCAgacaattttatttcatccGCCATTATATATGTGCGATAAAGAAACGTGTTTGTTGAAATGTAAAATATCTTTGTtgtcttttccttttaatttttataattagacCGGACTAGAAgaaggaaaatgagaaaagaagaTGTAAATGGATGAGATTGAAAGATAGAAGTGATCATAAAGAAAGGCATGATGATAAGATGACACTTTTGGTAAAGCCATTTTAGCataaaggaagataaaaagaatgaggcaaaaaaaaaaaagaaaaaataaataaaggaaaagataGGGAAGGAGAGTTTCCATTGGTGCATGCATGAAAACATTTGCAAGTGCAAAGACATGCAGTGTTGCACTGTgggttttttatttgctttgtttttttagcATTGTACCATTATTTTTGACACaagatttctttttttatttatttcaccttaattatttacaataattCCTTACACTATTTTACATCATTTTCGACACTCTTATATATACTCGTGCAGAAAAAATATGTCATGAATAATTGGACGAATGGCGCATAGATTGAGAGATATAAGGCCGGGCCAATTCGTGATGTATGCATAGTGGAAAAGGTCATTACATCGtaggaaaatggaaaagagaaCTTTGTATGATGTATCAACATATCTTTGTTGTCTTCTTTTATAATATCATGCTTCAAAGGAGAATGATAAGATAAGCTAGTTGAGGAGCTGAAAGCCAAGAATGGCTATATTTCTAATAACACTTTATGTtctgtttttcattaattataattttattaatatatatacatgatcGGATGTGTGTAAAAATTGCTTTACAGTTAGTTGTGAGTTGTTCTTACTGTATATCCCCTAAGAAACTAACTttggaattattatttttgtttaaagaaTCATTAAtgaatagtataaaattacaCTACAAGAAAATTCATACGGATAAAATTTGTTACAATTTATCATTCCAACAAAAGTTCAACTGATCTTATTTGTGAAACTGCAAATTATTGGAATAGTCCATTAATTTACACATTTTTGTAgtgtgatttttaaaaatacatatcaACATATTCTCATTTTAAGAGTGCTTTGCTGAATATTTTAGGCATACTGTTTGAGGTTATTGTGTTGTTTGTTGTGTGTACTTTGTTTGAATATGTCGTGTGTTGCAAAATTGATAATCATACTTGTAGATAGGGTATGACATTGtttgttgtttgtttgttagtttttgtcatttcgtaacttctatgttttttttatttgaggtacaagaatgaaaattttttctaGTGATTACAAAAATTCTTTTAGTGACGAAGAAGTAGGCTCATAATTGTACCAGTTTTTAGGAGCGGACCAATTTTCTGTACACTAGATTAAGCCCAAGTCTAGACCATCTGATTCTCACGTTGAAAGATTAAATTTCACGGCCCAATTTGTGGCCCATTATTCCAgaaatatttgataaaaacccaaaccaagtggaataaaaattactccattacaactgaaataaaataacaacaaaattacaatGTGAAATAATTATGTCGACTCGAGGAAAATCCTCTTCCTGTAATACAAGTTACGTCTGGTGCTCTCGATATCCTCCTAATTAATGTGTAGAAGCACTTCAAACATGCTAGGCAGTGACGAATTTGACGACAATCATAGTATGTatctctaatttttattttttatcctcTGATTATTTCTTTCACGTTATTCACACCCCTCTCACTCGCAGGCCTCTACTTCTGATAACACAACCGCTTATGGCGATACTGAAACCAGAAGTACCATGAACTGTTGACAATAGCTTGGGCCCAACGTCAAAATCCTAGCTCTGCTAATGAACATAAGTCTTTAAAATCGAACCACATGATCTCGTGTGGTTGATTTTTGTAACTACCTTAGAAACTTACTTGCTTGTTTCTTTCATTATATGTTTGtaacaataaatcaaaatcaaatgctTGCAAATTATTCTAGTTGTTATCTTTATGTTTCCAATGCTACATTGTCTCGTTACATCCTAATCCTTTTTAGGTGAATAAATTCTGATCTACTAATTAGAGGGCAAGAATATTATTAACTATAAGCTATATATGCTCATCTACAACTACAATAAATGTCTCACCAGTAATATTGAGTGGCAGttagtaatttttaactaGTGGTGTAATGCGTtacatttttacaaaattattccAAAGCAACAATCATTCATATATTGTGACGTTATGTTCTATTCCCAGATAAGATTTATAAGTTGCTTTTAGTCAGCCTCTGTACTACAATTACCCATTATCATTCCCTTTTTACATCAAacaagaatatgtatttttttatttggatatttgTTGAACAAGGGATGGAAGAGATGAATCTCACTTAGTTTtacgaaaatttaaaataaattcagaaaaaaattgaGGTACTACTATATTGCCCTTTAAATCATTTTGAAATAGTTAAAAGTTTCGTCCTCATCGGTCGGAACTACATCAATATTTGTCACCTTTATGCCAAATTATCAAACATGTATTAGAAATTAGGGTCTTTAATAGTACCTCCATccttaaaaaaacaaaaacttatgAAACCTCGTacttttaatacacaattgataaaacttttgaaacaTTACGacttttaatacacaattgataaagtaaaaaaatgcgaaaaaaatagttaaataagaatgatgaagaaaaaaaatagtgaaagtaatgttagtggattCTGGACCGTGGACGGTGGGTCGACAAACAAAGCCTCGAAACCGAATCTAGCAGCTTGATTATATTGGTCTGTTTTGGACTATGTAAGATACTTGTTGCAAGTAATATGGCGACGCGTGGCACAAAGGGACATTTCACTATATTAAGCTTTTTCTCAagaatattatgtgttgaaaGTTTATGAAAACAAAAGTTGTGGCCGGAGTTTAATGGGTACTAAATTCACTGAATTGTGACAACTGACGGATTTAGACTTCAATGagaatattttatagtatttaattattcaaactgcaattaaaatcaaatgagaaaattaCCAAATAGTAAATCAtcaaacatactccctccatccacaaacaatagatctattgttattcggcacgggttttaatgtagaattgataaagtaagagaggtggagagaaaaagtaggtaaaataagagagatagggagaaaaaagtgagtaaagtatgagagagggaagaaaaagtggaaaaagtacgagagataaactttcatttttagaaagggatctattttttgtggacgtcccaaaatgacaaaagtgatctattttttgtggacggagggagtattataatgCGATCACTGCCTCCCTAAGCAATACATACACGGGGAAAGAGAAGAAGTTGAACAACAACTGATGACTAAGAGACATGCACTGATCTCTCTAATGCAAGTGATCCCCTTAGACAAGGTGCGGTGCGCCTTTGAACCTCCGATCTGACGCAGTTTTTTTTGAGTCGACACGCGATAAAGACCAATACAATGACTCAAATAAAAACTAGTTGAAGAAATTTGGGCATACTTCAGTCACCTCGAGAGGCATAGAATTTTGATTGATATTAAGATTACAATGACACAAGATCAAATAGTATAAGAGTAATTGAATAGGTTAAAGTGATTTGCTAAGCATCTTCATCTCCCTAACGTGCAgacaatcaaaatataataactaATCAGCTCGTCCACGATTTAAAGTCTTACTTTAATCTGATACgggatttaaaaaatataaggaatattgaatagaaaatgttataaaatatgagattcacttttatatatattaatttaataattaattgtatGGAAATGCAATGATTTGTTATAGTGTATGGTCcgttatttaaaaaaaaaatgagacttaacaaaaaaatgacattatttCATGCATGATGCATAAATACATGGAcaagaaataatttaatcatgTATTCcgtactaataaaattagtcaacGAATATTTGGTAATTCTTTTCATAGTTTTACCGTACTATTCTCGCAAAAGTATATCATCTTGATGAAAAGAGCCTCATTCATTTTAggttatatttttcatgtaaaaaaaccaaaattggaCTTACCAGATCAGAAAGTAgctttagaaaataattaaaatacatgtTTCACAATCCCGaatgaatcaaataattttgttcgatttaaaaatttgttccaattttctttttatatttgaattcaaaGTGTTTCGAATTTGAATACAGATATAGAGAAACATAGTATATTACAAATATGGAGAAATATTATCATTAGCTAATcataatatttgattattattcaaatactGACAAATAGGGTTTAAGGGTTTAGGGTTTGAAGGGATCCTATTTTAGGGTGCTCTACGGCCGCCTGTGCCGTTTTCCCTATGGCAATTATAATACAATGCTGCCGTAGGAGCACCTAAGTTATGGACTTCACAAAATTCTCTAGTGTTGAAATTCTGCCGGTGCACCGGTGTGCTGACTGTTCGGCGGCCGGCCGGCTGTCGGAATAGCGCCAGAACAAGTCGGTGGATTCCTATTGCCGGCTGAGGACTCTCATAGCTAATTATTTCTCTTCCTGCAAAATTAATTCACTATTCAATTTACCTGAATTtgtataaacatttaaattttttcaattttttaagcatatatactatatatcataatttaaatggCTCACCGAAGCTTGCATCTGTGTTTCCGGGGATGTCAGTAACCAACctatatataagaaattaaatatagtcaggatttgtttatttatatatatattcatagcatttgtttatttgtatatGTTGTATTTCATATGTTGCTATGAAACAATATATGAAATCACGTATGTGGTATGTCCATCCaataagaaatagtatttcatcatttttttttctcttatgcAATTGTGTATTATCAAATTGTGGTTGATAAGATACTGCAATCAACCCTACTTAATATGTAcatatgaattaataaattaattttgtacaattaaatttgaaacagTGATAGACCAGTGCAAGTACTCCTTAAGGTATGGGTTGCTTGGGCTTGGAGAATCAGCATCCACAATTATCTGCACAATtaaatacttttaattttataattaagagagagataaaaataaaaatacagaCAGAGCGACGAGCCACCTTATGACCACAACCGGAAAATTCCCCCTATTTTCGTaaccaatttatttaatatattcactaaattgtataattattttccgAATTTGcattgtaaaaaaaagtcaacgcccattttgataaaattttctGGCTCCGCCCCTGAACAGATAGATATACTCATATACTTACAAGAGTATAGAATGTCCGAAAATCATCACAGCCACCAATCTCAACCCTAGGGCGATCTCGAACCTGGGACGGCCTCAAACGACAACCGTTGATGATGATCCTGCCGTCGCAGTAAGCTCGAAGATCGGTTGTGGCTGTGAAGGGCTCCAAAACATCTCCGACGACGCTGCTCACCACCAGCGCTTGCCTAATCTCTCTTGCCatttgtatatgtatataactATCTAATTTCCCATAAAATTGTGTTTCTATTTATACTAGGTTTGTTGTCGCATCATGATCATGTGCCAACTTTAACACTGTCTAATATTCTCTTGCTTTCTATTATCCGAATTCAACGCTTGTCCTAAATTAAGTGAATGAGTGTATTAGCAAAACAACAGTTTTACATATGAggttttatgaataaataactTGTAGTAAAACATTTACACAGAATATATTATGGTATGGATAAACAGTCAAACAGTTAGGACCTAAATATTCTCTTTCTCATCACAAAAGGTAGACGGAGACACTGGATTTTCGTCTACAATTTATTTGATACACTGATCCAGTTTCGTCAAACGATGCCGACGATGCCAAAAACGTCAACTATATTATATCAGGATGATTTGAAATTCGTACAGTGCTTGGAAATGGGCTGACGAGTCAGACTCATCACCTTCGACATGACATACAATGGGTTTTGGTCAATTGACATCGTTTAAGGGGCAAAATCGTCAttttagagttttttttaataatttcattttacaaCAGAcgtcacttttttatttaatattttaatttcaaagtttatgaAATAGACTAGAATTTAACCaaacttaatttaaattaaatgactaTTAACCTTTAAAGAAAAACcccaaactcaaaatttaGTCAATGATACCAGCTGATctcaaataaaagtaaaagattgTAGCTGTCTTGTTCTCTCTCAATTGCATGCTCTATTTTTGCAAGTTGTTGCCTATTTGATACCCTATTATTATCAACATATGTATGTAGGCAAAACCACAGCATCCACTGCACTGCCTAAAGAGCACCATCTTGTCTATAAAACACATATTCCAAACGTATATTTACTTCttatcattttcaatatttttttctttttttgaaacaTCTTTCTATTCTTTTTGAATACGTAaattaaaaagccaaaaattcAGTAACTAAAATGATTGGCAAAAGAAGTAGaacttcaaaataaaatcagtcagaaaataaaaaaaaaaatcaaactaatttgaatttgttctCAATTATCCAATATAGAAGAATTCTGGTAGTCTATGTTTAAtatattgttcatatttttcaactaaataatactcctatgatagtgttattttctttataaatagaCATCATTATATAACTCATCGATAATGACGTCAatgtatgaattttaaattgtcatagtaaaaaattcaacattggatagtgataaacaaatccaaattttatgatttttctgactaaatttcaagattataaaaatgacaattttacATCTATAATGGTGATCGGTGATCCAAATCttattactctcttcgtcccaagAAAGATAACCCTTTCATTGGGCAgaatgagattttatgcaaattaattttgtgtgtaaagtgaagagaataaagtaagagaaatggaataaagtatagaaaaatatttctagTTTTGGTAACAGTTAGTTTTGGTTCATATTTGATGGGACGGAGGTAATACACACTAAGCCCatgttttatgaatttaactTGATGAATTTTGCTTTTTCTGGCCCAAAATACTTTAAACTAATAATATCAACAATTTTCAGGTCCATGTATAGTACTGGAATAGTTTTATCTCATTTCAGTTTTactgagagaaaaaaaaaaaggggtttGAATGTTGGGTTGGGTTCTGTGGGCTGGTTTGTATTGGACTTTGAATTGGGCATGGATAAGTTTGGGCCTTGTGTGTCTTAGTATGGAAACGAATATAACTTCgagtatatattactccacctgaataaaatttcaatggCAGAATAACAATTGCgaaaatattctctctcttcattttttcaatctttctTCAATTGTGATTCACTACTTACAATACGTGGTGATTTGTACTGACTACTGAATTTTACTTATATTACCCTCTTCGATAATTAAACTACTATAGTGCAAAAGTTTCCAAATAATGATGTCTAGTTTTTGAATTGTTACACATaggattaaatatttttaaaatgaacaTTTATATAAGGGaggtgttaaaatgacaatacatcttaaaataacataataccACCATTtttagccaatcatttgtacacgtggacgaataatcagctgtcatgtggcaatcataaaaaattcgcAAGGGTAAATTTACGCGGACTGCAACATCCAATActctagactgcaatatccaatactcTAGACTGCAAGGTGACgcggccagcaatatccaatacgttagactgcaatatccaatacgctagactgcaatctatagttTGTTGTAGATTGCTatctagcgtttatactattgcagtctagcatatataatattgcagtctagcgtggtgtcacagtaTATTTTAagagtgtcattttaagagtgttgtcattttaacgcacccctttATATAATCCATAAATTATGAGGTGAAATAGgcttcatatatataaatggatCTTTATAATCCATTGGCTACCATGGAAAATACAGCTTCTTTAGCTAAAAAAATGATCTAAGTGCATTTTTAGTTGAATTAGGATACTAAattgtatttctaaatatactatatactcTTTGAAAACCATTTTCaatcccaactaaaattagtaaGAGCACACGAATGTGTTgtagaaaaacaaaagattaatGTGCAATAGATAACAGTGTCATCCACTTAGTTAAGgatgtttttatttacatCCTCAATTTCTCCCCAAAAAATGTGTTATATATATCTATGAGTCTCTCtaacttcaaaaatggtgtCTATAATTAACACTGGTGTTAAACAAACTTATCGTCATTAGACTAGCTATACATTTTATAAACAGtttcacaaatataaaatagatagACATTGAGAATTGTTTACCCAGTtcaatactataaaatagaaagatagAGAATTATTTATCTAGTTCAATATGATGTGTATATGTCTGCGTACAATGCTAAATTTCgcaataatttttaaatgcaatttacaATATGAGAGCAACtctactataaatataagtaaaataaagaatcTTAGTCATTCTAGGAAAAGTAtccctataaaaatatattacaaagaaacaaattatacATATAGAAAAACATACTATTAATTAGCCTCATCTATTTCCTTTCAAGGTCTATAATAACATTCACTAATTATCTTTAATAATCTTTttgcaaataaataatttgaaatttttggtatatatgGTACGCAATGGCGAGCTAGAATGCAGAAACAACTCATGatataaacaacaacaaaattaatgatgCAAATGTTCTATCTAAAAccattacataaaaaataaaagaaacaaacaacCAGCAAACATCATGGTGTTAACCTGCAATTCACGTCCACCAAAGAGTCCCAATAACAAACTCAAAACAATCACTATATGCTATCTACCTAGGCATAAGAAAGTGTATTACACAAGTATTGAGTGTCGTCTACTAAAACATAAATGTTGTTAATGATTATGGTAGGATAAGCATAAAATCAAAAACTAAGATGAATTTAACCCACAAAGTAATTAACTGCTAGCTCTAGTTTATACGCAATTTTCTAGAACTTAAATATGTCCTGTAACAATTCCTATAGGGACTTAAAAATGAAGATAATTTAGCCAATTTACTAGAACGATGTCTAAGATCGAGATATTGTCATACCTGATTGTAATTCAAATATGATTTGGATGTGTCGTCCCTCACACTAGATCATTCGCCTCCCTATCTAGCTTGATCTGGATGTGCCATCGACATATTTGTGTTATGTCATCCTTCTCTTCTGTGAATTTGTATAACTAACTGAATacatatcatttcatatatcCGTGTAAAAGATCAAAACTGAGTTTGTACATGTGTAAAAAACTCCTAAAATTCAGGGTTTgtcaacattattttaatttcaaaaactcACTATTATACTTTCTACATTGTTATAACACTCTCGTTCAAGTACTAATAGAGTAGAATATACAGCACAATATAATCCCATGATCACAAAGTAATTAACTTTAATATGGTCATTGTTTAGCAGAAGAGTATATCCAAAATTGGATGGaatattagaataaaaacTCTAGTTAGTTCGAgacaaattaatcaaatcaCCTTTGTTAATGAAGCTTTCTTTTTTCATgtaataattttctttcacACGCTTGCACTTGAACACTTCCCACACGGACCCAAGACGACTCAAACCCTTGGCGTCTTGGTTGAAAGAAACCGTCTTGCCAACTAAGCTAGATTTCATCATTTAATAGTTCAtgtcaaaagaaaagaatttaaataaattccgatttaacaaataataatacatgGAGTAGAAGTTAATTCGCTATACAATGATTTCAAAAACGCAAATATTTGACTTGTCAACGATCTTAGTATACCTTGCTCGCCAGTTTTTGGCTTGagcatttttattcataacaaaaatgtataatttgtCGTTAAGTAGGGTTTGAAGCGGGTCATTTCTAAATCTCCCTTTTAGCATCCGAGATCAATGTTAATTTCCTTCATTCAACAATCACATATATGTAAGAATCCACCATACTTTATGGTCCggtatttagaaaataatttttttatcggtaaatgaacataaatttaaaggttGTGCCACGAAGAACTCGAACGAACCCAAGACTCTTGGGTTCAGGCATTACCTCTCAACCGTTAGGCCaactctctctcacacacacacggtaTTCTAACTTTTCATTGTCCTAATCTTTGTAAAATGGAGTACTTATATAAGTTGCTtctcataaataataagtaggtATATATGATATACATAATGTTCAATGGAAGAAAAGTTTATCATCTACATATCAAATAACTCGAAAACTGACATTcgagataattttatttaaggtGGCATTAATAGGTTTATCAGAAAATAATTAGGCACGGCGGCCACCGGTGCCGTTTTCCCTGTGACAGTGGTAGAAGAAGGCGGCCACCGGATCTCCAAGGTTGTACACCTGCGAAAGCTGTCGGATGCTGAAGTTGTTGCGCCACTCCGGGGCAAGCAAGATCTGCCTCATCGGCTGCCGGAAAATCACCATAACAAGGCGGTGGATTCCCATTGTTGACTGAGGAGCCTCATATGGCACCACCTCATTCCCtgcatttatataattatattcaataaattaattaaaaaaataatctctctatacataaaatttcaagtatCACTAACCGAAGCTCGGATTAGTGCTGCTTGGGATGTCAGTCACCAACCTATTTCCaattttaacacaaaattagtaatataatCTGTAAAATATCATTCTAAATCACAGTGACggattcagaaaaaaaaaaattaacaattttagtATACATATGAGAAGAAACGTTTTACCAActgaaatttgatttcttctttttatgaattacattttctaattatCAATAATCTACACACAATACAAGACAAACTAAGTTGTTAAATCAATTTCACCTCCAATTAATATGTCTGATTTCTACTCAACTCAAACACATAACCTAATATAATTGAACTTAAAGTTACATAGGTAGAGaaatagagatagagagagaccAGTGCAAGTACTCCCTAAGGTAAGGATTTCCTGGACTTGGAGAATCAGCATCCACCAAAACcttcaaaattgaattatcttcaaattacaaaaccctaaaaaaaaaacacacacacacacacacaagagTGTGGATACTTACAAGAGTGTGGAGAATCCGGAAATCCTGACCACCAATATCAACCCTAGGGCGGGAGGCGACTTGAGACTGGCGGAGGCGGTAGCCGTTGCAGATAGGGACTCCATCAATATAAACTCGAATATCAGTGGTAGGGGTGAAGGGATCGATAACATCTCCGATCACACGGCTAACTGCCAGTGGATTTGTGTCTCTTGGCATTTTTGTTATGCTTCATTTCATCAGCATTTTCAGCCCTATTTATAGTTGTTAATGGAGCCACATTGTGGTATGGAGCTATGCCCCCATCAATTCTCAAAATATTCAGGTGTATCtactgattttgattttaatcataaaataagaaaaaactaGTATTATTGAATTAGTTATATTTGAGAATCTAAAATGATTCttgttataaataaaaaatatttaattgtttgtaAAATCATAAAGTTATTTCaaagttttagtttttaacTAATATTGTTACAGTTTTGGTATCACATAAATGAACTTTGAATCATTTCTAAAGCTACATTTTGAAATCTTTTTGTGATAGTTTTCTAATGGAACCTCTAATGTTTAGTtttaataactaaaaataattgaatgacTTGAAAATTGTTATCATGAATGGTTAAGAGCTTTACATCATActctaaaaaatcaatattgaaCGATGAACTCTAATATGGCGTattaaagataattaaaattcaatgtatattttgattaaaggAGTagttagtaaaaaattaaaattttggtacACTACTATACATCATTTATTTAGtggaattatttaataaattagaacTTGACGACATTTGTTAAATGTTTTATCGCTTGAGTTTCAGTATGTCTGACTTTTTCACTATTTGTATAGCAATGATTCATTTTCTTGGCAAAGTTTACAATTTGATTCTTCCCAAAGAGGCAAAAAGTCATCTgtcttttcatttatatttttcgtGGTAAAATGACCTCCGTCAATCGCTATTTCGTTTAACTTTTATCTTTCAACAATTATATTGTTATACTATCATGTACATGAAATTGGGATCAATTCaaacaatcaaattattgtttgatttttaaattagatCAATGAAGGATTGataatgtgaattttttttcaaaatacatTAGAGCACAACTTTAGGTATTTCATTGATTTGAAGGAAACTAactgtttatatatatacaaattgaTTAGATATTGgtagttttataaataaataattaaattagtagttATCACTGTGGACCATAGGAATCGTATTCTGACTTTTGAATAGCCACACAATGATTCAATCCATTTTTGGAGATGTACGATATTAACCTATTTCTTACCTGATTTGGATTTAAATCGTGCGTCCAT is drawn from Salvia hispanica cultivar TCC Black 2014 chromosome 6, UniMelb_Shisp_WGS_1.0, whole genome shotgun sequence and contains these coding sequences:
- the LOC125195952 gene encoding protein FLOWERING LOCUS T-like isoform X2, translating into MAREIRQALVVSSVVGDVLEPFTATTDLRAYCDGRIIINGCRLRPSQVRDRPRVEIGGCDDFRTFYTLIIVDADSPSPSNPYLKELVTDIPGNTDASFGREIISYESPQPAIGIHRLVLALFRQPAGRRTVSTPVHRQNFNTREFCEVHNLGAPTAALYYNCHRENGTGGRRAP
- the LOC125197493 gene encoding protein FLOWERING LOCUS T-like produces the protein MPRDTNPLAVSRVIGDVIDPFTPTTDIRVYIDGVPICNGYRLRQSQVASRPRVDIGGQDFRILHTLVLVDADSPSPGNPYLREYLHWLVTDIPSSTNPSFGNEVVPYEAPQSTMGIHRLVMVIFRQPMRQILLAPEWRNNFSIRQLSQVYNLGDPVAAFFYHCHRENGTGGRRA
- the LOC125195952 gene encoding protein FLOWERING LOCUS T-like isoform X1, which encodes MAREIRQALVVSSVVGDVLEPFTATTDLRAYCDGRIIINGCRLRPSQVRDRPRVEIGGCDDFRTFYTLIIVDADSPSPSNPYLKEYLHWLVTDIPGNTDASFGREIISYESPQPAIGIHRLVLALFRQPAGRRTVSTPVHRQNFNTREFCEVHNLGAPTAALYYNCHRENGTGGRRAP